Sequence from the Fictibacillus arsenicus genome:
TTCGAAGTCTTCATCATCTTCGTCGAATTCTAATTCTTCATCTTCATCATCGTCGTCATCGTCGTCATCGTCATCATCTGCAAGATCGTCGTCTTCTTCAACGAACTCATCTTCTACTTCTAACTCATCGAAATCTTCATCATCGAAGTCCTCTTCAAAGTCATAGTCATCCTCAGATGCTTTTTTACGTTTTGTAGGTTTGTTAGTAGCACCTAGTTCTTCCTCAGAGCTCTCAACTGGGTACCACGTTTTCAATCCCCATTTATTATCGCCCAATGAAACGAAGCGTCCATCAATATTCATATCCGTGTAAAAATACGCAATTCGGTTTTCAACTGCAGTTTTAGACAAACCTTTAATTTCAGCGATCTGCTTAACTAAATCGTAGAATTGAATAGGCTGCTTTTCATTCTGCAAAATTTCAAATGCGATTTCGACCATAGACATTTCAACGACTTGCTCTTTCGTATACGTGTTCAACATAGCCACATCGGCACTTCCTTTCCTTCTCCACACTCATTTATATCAACACATTTTGCTCATTCTCTAGAAG
This genomic interval carries:
- the rpoE gene encoding DNA-directed RNA polymerase subunit delta translates to MLNTYTKEQVVEMSMVEIAFEILQNEKQPIQFYDLVKQIAEIKGLSKTAVENRIAYFYTDMNIDGRFVSLGDNKWGLKTWYPVESSEEELGATNKPTKRKKASEDDYDFEEDFDDEDFDELEVEDEFVEEDDDLADDDDDDDDDDDEDEELEFDEDDEDFEEDEEDEDLADEKEENL